A stretch of Shewanella dokdonensis DNA encodes these proteins:
- the gabD gene encoding NADP-dependent succinate-semialdehyde dehydrogenase — MELQYPQLLRQQAYINGRWCDADNGQCQVVTNPANGEALAQVAVLGAAETQRAIDAAQAALPKWQALTAKARASILRRWFELIIQHTDDLALLMTSEQGKPLAEARGEVAYAASFIEWFAEEAKRIYGDTIPGHLADKRLLVLKQAVGVTAAITPWNFPAAMITRKAAPALAAGCTMILKPAPQTPLTALALAQLAEEAGIPAGVFSVVPGDAIAIGQVLCDSPIVRKLSFTGSTAVGKQLMAQCAPTLKKLSLELGGNAPFIVFDDADLDAAVDGAIIAKYRNAGQTCVCANRLYVHDKVYQAFAEKLAAKVTALKVGAGINDGVVIGPLIDGKALEKVQSHLHDALDKGAKLLCGGQLLAGNFMTPAVLTEVTSQMKVAREETFGPIAPLFRFHDEAEVIAMANDTEFGLAAYFYANNLSRVWRVAEALEYGMVGINTGLISNEVAPFGGIKASGLGREGSKYGIEEYLELKYLCISV; from the coding sequence ATGGAACTGCAATATCCCCAGTTGTTGCGACAACAGGCTTACATTAATGGCCGTTGGTGTGACGCTGATAATGGTCAATGCCAAGTTGTGACAAATCCGGCTAACGGTGAAGCCTTAGCCCAAGTAGCGGTACTCGGGGCGGCCGAAACCCAACGCGCGATTGATGCCGCTCAAGCCGCCTTGCCTAAGTGGCAGGCGCTGACAGCGAAAGCGCGTGCTAGCATTTTACGGCGCTGGTTTGAATTGATTATTCAGCATACCGACGATCTCGCACTGTTGATGACCAGCGAACAGGGTAAACCATTAGCCGAAGCGCGTGGAGAAGTCGCTTATGCCGCGTCATTTATCGAGTGGTTTGCGGAAGAGGCTAAGCGAATTTATGGTGATACCATTCCTGGGCATCTCGCCGATAAGCGGCTGTTAGTATTAAAGCAAGCCGTTGGGGTTACCGCTGCCATTACGCCGTGGAATTTCCCGGCAGCGATGATCACTCGCAAAGCCGCTCCAGCATTAGCTGCCGGCTGCACCATGATCCTCAAACCCGCCCCACAAACGCCGTTAACGGCATTAGCGCTGGCACAACTGGCTGAAGAAGCGGGCATTCCGGCGGGCGTATTCAGTGTGGTTCCCGGCGATGCTATCGCCATCGGCCAGGTGTTATGTGACAGCCCGATAGTGCGTAAGCTGTCGTTTACCGGCTCTACCGCCGTGGGTAAACAGTTGATGGCGCAGTGCGCTCCAACCCTGAAAAAGCTCTCGCTGGAGTTGGGCGGAAATGCTCCGTTTATTGTGTTTGATGATGCAGATTTGGATGCGGCCGTAGACGGAGCCATCATTGCCAAATACCGCAATGCTGGTCAAACCTGCGTGTGTGCTAATCGCCTTTATGTTCACGACAAGGTTTACCAGGCGTTTGCTGAAAAACTTGCCGCTAAAGTTACCGCGCTTAAAGTGGGGGCCGGCATTAATGATGGCGTAGTTATCGGCCCGTTGATTGATGGCAAAGCCTTGGAAAAAGTGCAGTCGCACTTGCATGATGCGCTGGATAAGGGCGCAAAATTGCTGTGTGGTGGGCAACTGTTAGCCGGCAATTTCATGACGCCAGCAGTGCTGACCGAAGTTACCAGCCAGATGAAAGTTGCCCGCGAGGAGACCTTTGGCCCCATTGCGCCGCTATTTCGTTTCCATGATGAAGCGGAAGTTATCGCCATGGCGAACGATACCGAATTTGGTCTGGCCGCATATTTCTATGCCAATAATTTATCTCGGGTTTGGCGGGTTGCTGAGGCACTGGAATACGGGATGGTGGGCATTAACACCGGTCTGATTTCCAACGAAGTAGCACCTTTTGGCGGTATAAAAGCCTCTGGACTCGGGCGCGAAGGTTCTAAATATGGCATCGAAGAATATCTGGAATTGAAATACCTGTGTATCTCGGTATAA
- a CDS encoding YbgA family protein produces MYKFEPHSIRLGISACLLGEKVRFDGGHKRSLYCRELTRHFEFVPVCPEMAIGLGAPRPSIRQVQVAEQIRIQNVKGELDVTDELQRYCQQKVATLDFLSGYILCAKSPTCGMERVTVYKDGTNNGSKSGVGVLAAALQQRWPQLPIEEEGRLNDLLIRENFFTRVYAYHDWQILQQSGVSRHKLTDFHARYKYLLLAHCPKLYRALGPLLADTSLPLALVSERYFVTFMAALSHQASRNNHTSALQHIQGYFKKFLNKQQKAELSRVIMDYRKGLQPLLAPLTLINHYLLEFPSPYISKQVYLKPHPQELKLRYAY; encoded by the coding sequence ATGTATAAGTTTGAGCCTCATTCTATACGACTTGGCATCAGTGCTTGCCTGTTAGGTGAAAAGGTACGTTTTGATGGCGGTCATAAACGCTCGCTATATTGTCGTGAGTTAACGCGTCATTTTGAGTTTGTCCCCGTTTGCCCTGAAATGGCGATAGGTCTCGGCGCTCCTAGACCTAGCATCCGGCAAGTACAAGTTGCCGAGCAGATCCGCATCCAGAATGTGAAAGGGGAACTGGATGTTACCGATGAGCTACAGCGTTACTGCCAGCAGAAAGTGGCCACACTAGATTTTTTGAGTGGTTATATTCTTTGTGCCAAATCGCCCACCTGTGGCATGGAACGGGTCACTGTTTATAAGGATGGGACTAACAACGGCAGTAAATCTGGCGTCGGCGTGCTGGCTGCTGCTTTACAGCAACGCTGGCCGCAATTGCCAATAGAGGAAGAAGGGCGATTAAATGATCTGCTTATTCGGGAAAATTTTTTCACCCGGGTTTATGCTTATCACGATTGGCAAATACTGCAGCAGTCAGGTGTTAGCCGCCATAAACTCACCGACTTTCATGCGCGCTATAAATATCTGCTGTTGGCTCATTGCCCAAAACTGTACCGAGCGCTTGGGCCGTTATTAGCCGATACCAGCTTGCCGTTGGCATTGGTGTCTGAGCGTTACTTCGTAACCTTCATGGCGGCGTTAAGTCATCAGGCCAGCCGTAATAATCACACCAGTGCTTTGCAGCACATTCAAGGCTACTTTAAAAAATTCCTGAATAAACAACAAAAAGCAGAATTGAGCCGGGTGATTATGGATTATCGCAAGGGGTTACAGCCATTATTGGCTCCTTTGACCTTGATTAACCATTACTTGCTGGAATTCCCCAGTCCTTACATCTCAAAACAGGTTTATCTTAAGCCTCACCCGCAGGAGCTGAAGTTACGCTATGCCTACTGA
- a CDS encoding DUF3634 family protein has product MAYALKILFIVIALFIIYKLVFAGRRGSRTLFEMKFKQGRLVSHYGKIPEKFARECRNLAKSSKLTCVIRAEQVSDKVQLHVSANAGDQHIQRLQALFPQQYYTQNAQ; this is encoded by the coding sequence ATGGCCTATGCGCTGAAGATCCTGTTTATTGTCATTGCGCTGTTTATTATCTACAAACTGGTTTTTGCCGGGCGTCGAGGTTCGCGCACACTGTTTGAAATGAAGTTTAAGCAGGGGCGCTTGGTATCGCATTACGGCAAGATCCCAGAAAAATTTGCGCGGGAATGCCGTAACCTGGCGAAGTCATCCAAACTCACCTGTGTTATCCGCGCCGAACAAGTCAGTGATAAGGTGCAATTGCATGTATCTGCCAATGCTGGCGATCAGCATATTCAACGGCTGCAAGCCCTGTTTCCGCAGCAGTATTACACCCAAAATGCCCAATAG
- a CDS encoding MerR family transcriptional regulator: MPTDEMSYLSIGEVARRTGVNPITLRAWQRRFGLVVPARTPKGHRLYSEAQVQQIVEIRHWLERGVAISKVKPLLEGSAYAEAAPVAEVDSDWAKLAQALTQATLQLQAAALQQRLDEASSLYPQAVLLQHLEQWLSLLRQQLAARIDGQLLSSWLHHQLQQWLWWRAAKLLTQKAPSVLLCQLGGQPQWSEWLLTLSLVLGGYYPHVLGEIVNVETLQLLGERQPFCAVLLLPAASSSAKTVAQLNQLAQEIACPLLLGGEFAPLVSTSSAVFHLLQADDDVCTVLQQLSGVSHG, encoded by the coding sequence ATGCCTACTGATGAAATGTCGTATCTCTCTATTGGTGAAGTGGCCAGACGTACCGGGGTAAATCCTATTACGCTGCGAGCTTGGCAGCGGCGGTTTGGACTGGTAGTGCCAGCGCGTACCCCCAAAGGACACAGGTTATACAGCGAGGCCCAAGTGCAGCAGATAGTGGAGATCCGCCACTGGCTTGAACGCGGTGTAGCCATTAGCAAGGTGAAACCGCTGTTGGAAGGCAGCGCATACGCTGAGGCAGCGCCTGTTGCTGAAGTTGACAGCGACTGGGCTAAACTGGCACAGGCACTCACCCAAGCAACTCTGCAACTGCAGGCCGCGGCATTGCAGCAGCGTCTTGATGAAGCCAGTAGTCTGTATCCACAAGCGGTGCTGCTGCAGCATCTTGAACAATGGCTGTCACTTTTGCGCCAGCAGCTGGCTGCACGGATTGACGGGCAACTGCTGAGCTCTTGGCTACACCATCAGTTACAGCAATGGCTGTGGTGGCGCGCCGCCAAACTGTTAACCCAGAAAGCCCCTAGCGTATTGCTGTGTCAATTGGGCGGGCAGCCTCAGTGGAGTGAGTGGTTGCTTACGCTGTCTTTGGTGCTGGGAGGCTATTATCCGCATGTGCTGGGGGAAATTGTGAATGTTGAAACGTTGCAACTGCTGGGAGAACGGCAACCATTCTGTGCGGTATTGCTGTTGCCTGCCGCATCCAGTAGCGCCAAAACTGTAGCGCAACTTAACCAATTGGCGCAGGAAATCGCGTGTCCGCTATTGCTTGGTGGCGAGTTTGCACCTTTGGTGTCAACAAGCTCCGCCGTATTTCATCTGCTGCAAGCTGACGACGATGTTTGCACGGTACTCCAACAACTTAGCGGAGTGAGTCATGGGTAA